The Gemella massiliensis genome contains a region encoding:
- the tsf gene encoding translation elongation factor Ts — translation MATITASLVKELRERTGAGMMDCKKALQQTDGDVEKAIDYLRENGIAKAAKKADRIAAEGLSYIEVKGNKAVILEINSETDFVAKNEKFVALVKNVADAILTAEPKNLEEALKVEAQGGTVEAVINEGIATIGEKLSLRRFEVVTKTDADAFGAYSHMGGKIGVLTLVEGSTDETAAKDVAMHIAALAPRYLDESEVPADVLEHEKKVLTEQALNEGKPANIVEKMIAGRINKFLEEITVVKQKFVKDDSFTVEKFVASKGGKLTKFVRYEVGEGIEKREDNFAEEVMSQVNASK, via the coding sequence ATGGCAACTATTACAGCTAGTTTAGTAAAAGAATTAAGAGAACGTACCGGTGCCGGTATGATGGATTGTAAAAAAGCATTACAGCAAACTGATGGTGATGTTGAAAAAGCAATTGACTATTTAAGAGAAAACGGTATTGCAAAAGCAGCTAAAAAAGCTGATCGTATCGCAGCAGAAGGACTTTCTTATATTGAAGTAAAAGGGAACAAAGCGGTTATTTTAGAAATCAATTCAGAAACTGACTTTGTTGCTAAAAATGAAAAATTTGTAGCATTAGTTAAAAATGTTGCAGATGCAATTTTGACAGCTGAACCAAAAAATTTGGAAGAGGCATTAAAGGTAGAAGCACAAGGTGGAACTGTAGAAGCGGTTATTAACGAAGGTATTGCGACAATTGGTGAGAAACTTTCATTAAGACGTTTTGAAGTGGTAACTAAAACTGATGCAGATGCGTTTGGAGCATATTCTCATATGGGAGGGAAAATCGGAGTTCTTACACTTGTTGAAGGTAGCACTGATGAAACGGCTGCTAAAGATGTAGCGATGCATATCGCCGCTTTGGCACCAAGATATTTAGACGAAAGTGAAGTGCCGGCGGATGTACTTGAACATGAGAAAAAAGTATTAACCGAACAAGCATTAAACGAAGGAAAACCGGCTAATATCGTTGAAAAAATGATTGCCGGTAGAATTAACAAATTCTTAGAAGAAATTACAGTTGTTAAGCAAAAATTCGTTAAAGATGATAGCTTTACTGTCGAAAAATTTGTAGCATCTAAAGGTGGTAAATTAACTAAATTTGTTCGTTATGAAGTAGGAGAAGGTATTGAGAAAAGAGAAGATAACTTTGCTGAAGAAGTAATGAGCCAAGTTAACGCTAGTAAATAA
- the glnA gene encoding type I glutamate--ammonia ligase, whose amino-acid sequence MTRDEILKKIKEENVKYIRLQFTDITGTIKNVEVPVSQINKVLDNKMMFDGSSIEGFVRIEESDMYLYPDLDTFLVFSWDSEYGKVARFICDVYTVDGKPFAGDPRGNLKKLLIKMKKLGFDTLNLGPEPEFFLFRLKEDGEPSIDLNDNGGYFDLAPIDLGENVRRDIVLELERLGFDIEASHHEVAPGQHEIDFKYDNVISACDNIQTFKLIVKTIARKHGLHATFMPKPIFGINGSGMHCNVSLFNNGENSFYDKDSKNGLSKIAYNFIAGVLKHSRSFTAICNPTVNSYKRLVPGYEAPCYVAWSTSNRSPLVRVPASREQSTRIEIRSVDPAANPYLAMTAILAAGLDGIENNLLPVDEVRSNIYTMTRNERISNGINELPSTLYTALKELNSSPTMKVALGDHIFYNFIEAKSIEWDSFRTQVTDWELDQYLKNC is encoded by the coding sequence ATGACGAGAGATGAGATACTAAAAAAAATAAAAGAAGAAAATGTAAAATACATTAGACTTCAATTTACGGATATTACCGGAACTATTAAAAATGTAGAAGTACCTGTTAGTCAAATAAATAAAGTATTAGATAATAAAATGATGTTTGACGGTTCTTCTATAGAAGGTTTTGTTAGAATAGAAGAAAGCGATATGTATCTATACCCAGATCTTGATACTTTTTTAGTATTTTCATGGGATAGTGAATATGGAAAAGTAGCAAGATTTATTTGCGATGTGTATACTGTTGACGGAAAACCTTTTGCAGGTGACCCACGAGGTAATTTAAAAAAACTATTGATTAAAATGAAAAAATTAGGGTTCGATACTTTAAATCTTGGTCCTGAACCGGAATTTTTCTTATTTAGATTAAAAGAAGATGGCGAACCAAGTATCGATCTAAATGACAACGGTGGTTACTTCGATCTTGCACCTATTGATCTTGGAGAAAATGTTCGTCGCGACATAGTTCTTGAACTTGAACGTTTAGGATTTGACATTGAAGCCAGCCATCATGAAGTTGCACCGGGGCAACATGAAATTGACTTTAAATATGATAATGTAATTTCCGCTTGTGATAATATTCAAACATTTAAACTCATTGTAAAAACAATAGCAAGAAAACATGGATTACATGCAACTTTTATGCCAAAACCCATTTTTGGCATTAACGGTTCCGGAATGCATTGCAATGTTTCGTTATTTAACAACGGAGAAAATAGCTTTTACGATAAGGATAGCAAAAATGGTTTATCAAAAATCGCCTATAATTTTATAGCCGGAGTGCTTAAACACTCCCGCAGTTTCACAGCTATTTGTAACCCCACTGTTAATTCATACAAACGTTTAGTGCCGGGTTATGAAGCCCCATGTTATGTCGCTTGGTCTACCTCTAATCGTTCTCCGTTAGTAAGAGTTCCGGCTTCACGAGAACAATCTACTCGCATTGAGATTCGTTCTGTTGATCCGGCTGCTAATCCTTATTTGGCAATGACTGCAATTCTTGCGGCAGGACTTGATGGAATTGAAAACAATTTACTACCGGTTGATGAAGTAAGAAGCAATATTTACACTATGACTCGTAATGAAAGAATTAGCAATGGTATTAATGAGTTACCTTCTACACTTTATACGGCTTTAAAAGAACTAAACTCATCTCCTACCATGAAAGTCGCATTAGGTGATCACATATTTTATAATTTTATTGAAGCTAAATCTATTGAATGGGATTCATTTAGAACCCAAGTTACAGATTGGGAATTAGATCAATACCTTAAAAATTGTTAA
- a CDS encoding GroES family chaperonin, with amino-acid sequence MIKPLFDNVLLKKIEQEQETTSGIVLSSTGADESNIGEVVALGESCLLSAVNEGELTTGSVVVFSDVYKKITHKNEVYYIVNEEEILAVLED; translated from the coding sequence ATGATTAAACCATTATTTGATAATGTATTATTGAAAAAAATTGAACAAGAACAAGAAACTACCAGTGGAATTGTTTTATCATCAACAGGTGCTGATGAATCAAATATTGGAGAAGTGGTAGCACTTGGGGAGAGTTGTTTATTATCAGCGGTTAATGAGGGTGAATTAACAACCGGAAGTGTTGTAGTTTTTTCAGATGTTTATAAGAAAATAACACATAAAAATGAAGTTTATTATATTGTAAATGAAGAAGAAATATTAGCAGTATTGGAAGACTAA
- a CDS encoding cobalamin-independent methionine synthase II family protein has product MENNFKSFTTSLLGSMPRSKKLLTAKRKFLKGNLSQEDYKKLLDEETKFFVDLQEKNNIDIITSGELDRDNYVSFIANKLNGVTMMSMADMFDYIEDKQAFEQILETLDVPAISIKNAICTGKVSYNKPLVADEIKYLRKFTTSPLKATLPGPYLITRSMWLPALSKQHYNNKEHLGEDIINVLKKEIDELVLQGVEIVQFDEPVLTEVVFTEGKTRSFMCAALSEKKDPTQELEFATHLIKNVVSYAKEKGILVSLHVCRGNWSRNESILLTGPYTPLLPLFEKVLPNILTLEFSTPRAGELSSLLESKIIKENCTLGLGVMNPRTDEIESLESIVTRAEEALKFLPKERIWLNPDCGFATFANRPVSTVNIIDKKLARLSEASKYLRSRYE; this is encoded by the coding sequence ATGGAAAATAATTTTAAATCATTTACAACTTCGCTACTGGGAAGTATGCCCCGTAGCAAAAAACTGCTTACCGCAAAAAGAAAATTTCTCAAAGGTAATTTATCACAAGAAGATTATAAAAAACTTTTAGATGAAGAAACTAAATTTTTTGTGGATTTACAAGAAAAAAATAACATTGATATTATTACCAGCGGTGAACTTGATCGTGATAACTATGTATCCTTTATCGCAAATAAATTAAATGGTGTTACAATGATGAGTATGGCTGATATGTTTGACTATATTGAAGACAAACAAGCATTCGAGCAAATATTAGAAACTCTTGATGTTCCTGCTATTAGTATTAAAAATGCTATTTGTACCGGAAAAGTCAGTTATAACAAACCGCTAGTTGCTGATGAAATTAAATATTTAAGAAAATTCACAACCTCTCCATTAAAAGCAACACTCCCCGGACCATACTTAATAACACGTTCTATGTGGCTACCGGCATTATCAAAACAACATTATAATAATAAAGAACATCTGGGAGAAGATATTATAAATGTTCTAAAAAAAGAAATTGATGAACTTGTGCTGCAAGGTGTCGAAATTGTTCAATTTGATGAACCCGTATTAACCGAAGTAGTTTTTACCGAGGGAAAAACACGCTCTTTTATGTGTGCTGCACTATCTGAAAAAAAAGATCCAACTCAAGAACTTGAATTTGCTACCCATTTAATCAAAAATGTTGTTTCTTATGCAAAAGAAAAAGGAATTTTAGTATCTTTACATGTTTGTCGTGGAAACTGGAGTCGCAATGAAAGTATTTTGCTAACCGGACCATATACACCTCTACTACCATTATTTGAAAAAGTTTTACCTAATATACTTACACTAGAATTTTCTACACCACGTGCAGGAGAATTATCCTCATTGCTTGAAAGTAAAATAATCAAAGAAAACTGTACACTAGGATTAGGCGTTATGAATCCAAGAACAGATGAAATAGAATCTTTAGAATCTATTGTTACCAGAGCAGAAGAAGCGTTAAAATTTCTTCCAAAAGAAAGAATTTGGTTAAATCCTGATTGCGGTTTTGCAACATTCGCTAACAGACCGGTCAGCACTGTCAATATTATTGATAAAAAACTGGCACGCCTAAGTGAAGCTAGTAAATACTTAAGGTCACGCTATGAATAA
- a CDS encoding YneF family protein, whose translation MNTTTIIILVGAVCLLLGVVGGFFLARRNFMNYMEKNPQINEDMVMAMMSQMGQKPSRKKINQVMSNMQKAQQQARKQGKK comes from the coding sequence ATGAATACAACAACAATTATAATTTTAGTAGGGGCTGTATGTTTACTACTGGGTGTTGTAGGAGGTTTCTTCCTAGCAAGACGTAACTTTATGAATTACATGGAGAAAAATCCTCAAATTAATGAAGATATGGTGATGGCTATGATGAGCCAAATGGGTCAAAAACCATCACGTAAAAAAATAAATCAGGTAATGAGCAATATGCAAAAAGCTCAACAACAAGCTAGAAAACAAGGCAAAAAATAA
- the pyrH gene encoding UMP kinase, protein MATKYKRVLFKLSGEALAGGKGFGIDSGVVNKITSQIVEVVKRGVEVAIVVGGGNIWRGKTGEELGMERATADSMGMLATVMNSLALQDSLEQKDVDVRVLTSVEMKAMAEPYIRRRAIRHLEKGRVVIFAAGIGNPYFSTDTTAALRAKEIGAEAILMGKNGVDGVYTADPKIDSSATKYDKLSYIDIIQKGLTIMDSTAISFCMDNHLPIIVFSIDDADNIVRVVSEDNLGTIIK, encoded by the coding sequence ATGGCTACTAAATATAAAAGAGTTTTATTTAAACTTAGTGGTGAGGCATTAGCCGGCGGAAAAGGATTTGGAATAGATTCCGGTGTTGTAAATAAAATAACATCACAAATCGTAGAAGTTGTAAAACGTGGGGTAGAGGTTGCCATTGTTGTAGGTGGTGGAAATATTTGGCGTGGAAAAACCGGTGAAGAACTGGGAATGGAGCGTGCTACCGCTGATTCTATGGGAATGTTGGCAACTGTAATGAATTCTTTAGCATTACAAGATTCATTAGAACAAAAAGATGTTGATGTGCGTGTGTTAACATCTGTTGAAATGAAAGCGATGGCAGAACCTTATATAAGAAGAAGAGCAATAAGACATCTTGAAAAAGGAAGAGTTGTAATTTTTGCAGCCGGGATTGGAAATCCATATTTTTCAACAGATACAACTGCTGCACTAAGGGCAAAAGAAATCGGAGCAGAAGCTATTTTAATGGGTAAAAACGGTGTCGACGGAGTATATACTGCTGATCCTAAGATAGATAGTAGTGCGACCAAGTATGATAAATTGTCATATATTGATATTATACAAAAAGGGTTGACTATAATGGATTCGACTGCAATTTCATTTTGTATGGATAACCATTTACCAATTATAGTCTTTTCTATTGATGATGCAGATAATATTGTAAGAGTTGTTTCAGAGGATAATTTAGGAACAATAATTAAATAA
- a CDS encoding DUF896 domain-containing protein, translating to MEMEEIIANINSLNVIKKERELTADELEELAKYRQLYLKNFKANMRNILDNTRVINENGEDITPKKKGK from the coding sequence ATGGAAATGGAAGAAATTATTGCAAATATTAATTCACTTAATGTTATAAAAAAAGAACGAGAATTAACGGCTGATGAGCTAGAAGAACTTGCAAAATATAGACAGTTATATTTAAAAAATTTTAAAGCTAATATGAGAAATATATTAGATAATACAAGAGTTATAAATGAAAATGGAGAAGATATTACTCCGAAAAAGAAAGGAAAATAA
- the frr gene encoding ribosome recycling factor translates to MPEQIMINLEEKMGKAIASLRRELASIRAGKASASVLDRLSVEYYGVPTPINQVAGISVPEPKMLVISPYEKTLLGAIEKAIQASDLGLNPANDGSVIRIVFPALTEERRKELSKQVGKESEGAKVAVRNVRRDAMDAMKKLEKTSQITEDDLKSYSDDIQKQTDKFVAEIDKITKEKQDELMSV, encoded by the coding sequence ATGCCTGAGCAAATTATGATTAACTTAGAAGAAAAAATGGGAAAAGCGATAGCTAGTTTAAGACGAGAATTAGCATCTATTAGAGCTGGGAAGGCTAGTGCATCTGTTTTAGATAGATTGAGTGTTGAGTATTATGGTGTACCGACCCCAATTAATCAAGTAGCAGGTATTTCAGTTCCGGAACCGAAGATGTTAGTAATTTCACCATATGAAAAAACATTATTAGGAGCAATTGAAAAAGCGATTCAAGCATCTGATTTGGGATTAAATCCGGCTAATGATGGTTCTGTTATTCGTATTGTCTTTCCGGCATTGACTGAAGAGCGACGTAAAGAACTTTCAAAACAAGTTGGGAAAGAATCGGAGGGAGCAAAAGTGGCTGTTCGTAATGTTCGACGTGATGCAATGGATGCAATGAAGAAACTGGAAAAAACATCTCAGATTACAGAAGATGATTTAAAAAGTTATTCAGATGATATTCAAAAACAAACTGATAAATTTGTTGCAGAAATTGACAAAATTACAAAAGAAAAACAAGATGAATTGATGAGTGTGTAA
- the trxA gene encoding thioredoxin, protein MREITDKEFYELSKTDSVKLFDFWAPWCGPCKMLAPVLEEVSNELTNIEFYKLNVDENQEAASEYGVMSIPTLLIMKNGEVLAEKSGYLPKEALKEFLSKY, encoded by the coding sequence ATGAGAGAAATTACAGATAAAGAATTTTATGAATTATCAAAAACTGATAGTGTAAAACTATTTGATTTTTGGGCACCATGGTGTGGTCCATGTAAAATGTTAGCACCTGTATTAGAGGAAGTATCTAATGAACTAACTAATATTGAATTTTATAAACTTAATGTAGACGAAAATCAAGAAGCTGCTTCAGAATACGGTGTAATGTCAATTCCAACATTACTTATTATGAAAAATGGAGAAGTATTGGCAGAAAAATCTGGATATTTACCAAAAGAAGCATTAAAAGAGTTTCTATCAAAATATTAA
- the groL gene encoding chaperonin GroEL (60 kDa chaperone family; promotes refolding of misfolded polypeptides especially under stressful conditions; forms two stacked rings of heptamers to form a barrel-shaped 14mer; ends can be capped by GroES; misfolded proteins enter the barrel where they are refolded when GroES binds) encodes MTKEIKFSEDARQSMKRGVDKLANAVKITLGPKGRNVVLDKKFGSPLITNDGVSIAKEIELEDPYENMGAKLVAEVANKTNEIAGDGTTTATILAQAMITEGLKNVTSGANPIGIRKGMERAVKVAVEKLKDISVTVDSKDKIAQVGAISAADVEVGKFISEAMEKVGNDGVITIEESQGLETTLEVVEGMQFDRGYISPYMVSDTEKMIADLDNPYILVTDRKIHAVQEILPVLEEVVSAAKPLLIIADDVEQEASATLVVNKLRGTFNVVAVKAPGFGERRKAVLEDIAILTGATLITEDLGLELKDANITMLGSANKVRVTKDNTVIVDGKGSKENIEARILQIKALYKESTSEFDREKLQERLAKLSGGVAVIKVGAATETELKERKLRIEDALNSTRAAVEEGIVSGGGTALVQVISEVEKLDAVGDELTGINIIKKSLEAPVRQIAENAGLEGSVIVAKLKEVEIGVGYNAAIGEWVNMIESGIVDPTKVTRSALQNAASVSSLFLSTEAVVADITKDEPQAPQMPMM; translated from the coding sequence ATGACTAAAGAGATAAAATTTTCAGAAGATGCACGTCAGTCAATGAAACGTGGTGTTGACAAGTTAGCTAATGCAGTAAAAATAACATTAGGTCCTAAAGGGCGCAATGTTGTATTGGATAAAAAATTCGGTTCACCACTTATTACTAATGATGGAGTATCAATTGCAAAAGAAATTGAGTTAGAGGACCCATACGAAAATATGGGGGCAAAACTCGTGGCGGAAGTTGCTAATAAAACAAATGAAATTGCCGGTGATGGAACAACAACAGCGACAATTTTAGCGCAAGCTATGATTACGGAAGGACTTAAAAATGTAACCAGTGGAGCTAATCCTATTGGTATAAGAAAAGGTATGGAGCGTGCTGTTAAGGTTGCAGTGGAAAAATTAAAAGATATTAGTGTGACTGTTGATTCAAAAGATAAGATTGCACAAGTTGGTGCTATTTCAGCTGCTGATGTTGAGGTAGGTAAATTTATTTCAGAAGCTATGGAAAAAGTTGGTAATGACGGTGTAATTACAATAGAAGAATCGCAAGGTTTGGAAACAACGCTGGAAGTAGTAGAGGGAATGCAGTTTGATCGTGGGTATATATCTCCATATATGGTAAGTGATACGGAAAAAATGATTGCAGATTTAGATAATCCTTACATTTTGGTAACTGATAGAAAAATTCACGCAGTACAAGAAATATTACCGGTACTGGAAGAAGTAGTTTCGGCTGCTAAACCATTATTGATTATTGCAGATGATGTAGAGCAAGAAGCCAGTGCAACATTAGTAGTAAACAAGTTACGTGGAACATTTAATGTTGTTGCGGTGAAAGCACCGGGCTTTGGCGAAAGAAGAAAAGCTGTCTTAGAAGATATTGCCATTTTAACAGGGGCAACATTGATAACAGAAGACCTAGGTTTGGAATTAAAAGATGCTAACATTACAATGCTGGGTAGTGCAAATAAAGTAAGAGTGACAAAGGACAATACTGTTATTGTTGATGGTAAAGGTTCTAAAGAAAATATAGAAGCACGTATATTACAAATAAAAGCGTTATATAAAGAATCTACATCAGAGTTTGATCGTGAAAAATTACAAGAACGTTTGGCGAAATTATCAGGTGGAGTAGCTGTAATAAAAGTAGGAGCAGCTACTGAAACAGAATTAAAAGAACGCAAATTACGTATAGAAGATGCTTTAAATTCGACGCGTGCCGCAGTAGAAGAAGGAATAGTTTCCGGTGGTGGAACAGCTTTGGTACAAGTTATTTCCGAAGTAGAAAAATTAGATGCTGTTGGTGATGAATTAACAGGTATCAATATTATTAAAAAATCATTGGAAGCACCGGTTCGTCAAATAGCGGAAAATGCAGGACTTGAGGGTAGTGTTATAGTTGCAAAATTAAAAGAAGTGGAAATCGGAGTTGGATATAATGCTGCTATCGGTGAATGGGTAAATATGATTGAATCCGGAATAGTGGATCCAACGAAAGTTACACGTTCCGCCTTACAAAATGCGGCGAGTGTTTCAAGTTTATTCTTATCAACGGAGGCTGTTGTAGCGGATATAACAAAAGATGAACCACAAGCACCACAGATGCCGATGATGTAG
- the fba gene encoding class II fructose-1,6-bisphosphate aldolase, with translation MVLVPAKDMLVKARKEGYAVGHFNINNLEWTKAILLACEEAKSPVILGVSEGAAKYMTGFKTVAAMVDAMVEALNITVPVALHLDHGSYEGTKAAIEAGFSSVMFDGSHYPFDENIEKSKEMIALAHGKGLSIECEVGSIGGEEDGVIGAGELADPQECKIMAELGIDFLAAGIGNIHGKYPENWAGLSFETLEKISNVTGGIPLVLHGGSGIPTDQIQKAISLGVAKVNVNTECQLAFAAATREYIEAGKDLAGKGFDPRKLLNPGFEAIKAMVHEKIDIFGSRNKA, from the coding sequence ATGGTATTAGTACCGGCAAAAGATATGCTTGTGAAAGCGAGAAAAGAAGGATATGCAGTAGGACATTTTAATATTAATAATTTAGAATGGACTAAAGCTATTTTGTTAGCTTGTGAAGAAGCAAAAAGTCCAGTAATCTTGGGAGTGAGTGAAGGTGCTGCAAAATATATGACAGGTTTTAAAACAGTGGCAGCAATGGTTGATGCAATGGTTGAGGCATTAAATATTACCGTACCGGTGGCGTTACATCTTGACCATGGTTCATATGAAGGAACTAAGGCAGCTATTGAAGCTGGATTTAGTTCAGTAATGTTTGATGGATCTCACTATCCATTTGATGAAAATATTGAAAAATCTAAAGAAATGATTGCATTAGCACATGGTAAAGGTTTATCTATCGAATGCGAAGTTGGTTCAATCGGTGGAGAAGAAGATGGTGTTATCGGTGCCGGTGAATTAGCAGATCCACAAGAATGTAAAATAATGGCAGAGTTAGGAATAGATTTCTTAGCAGCCGGAATTGGTAATATTCATGGTAAATATCCGGAAAATTGGGCTGGTTTGAGTTTTGAAACATTGGAAAAAATTTCTAATGTAACCGGTGGTATTCCATTAGTATTACATGGTGGTTCAGGTATCCCAACTGATCAAATTCAAAAAGCAATTTCTTTAGGAGTAGCTAAAGTTAATGTTAATACTGAATGTCAATTGGCGTTTGCTGCAGCGACTAGAGAATATATTGAAGCCGGAAAAGACCTTGCAGGAAAAGGGTTTGATCCACGTAAATTATTAAATCCTGGATTTGAAGCAATCAAAGCTATGGTTCATGAAAAAATCGATATTTTCGGTTCAAGAAATAAAGCGTAA
- a CDS encoding MerR family transcriptional regulator codes for MGFKEFQKNLPVFSISVVTKITQLSARQIRYYEEKKLFTPKRTEGNTRLFSLNDIDKLLTIKDLLTKGFNLKAIDEILNEKEVSSQTNKIRQIIHNDIFAGPNGLSREERSIGRGDLSRFYNNKKNKF; via the coding sequence GTGGGTTTTAAAGAATTTCAGAAAAATCTTCCAGTTTTTTCCATTAGTGTTGTAACTAAAATAACACAACTTAGCGCTAGACAAATTCGCTATTATGAAGAAAAGAAATTATTTACACCTAAACGAACTGAAGGAAATACTAGATTATTTTCGCTTAATGATATAGATAAGCTGCTGACTATTAAAGACTTGCTTACAAAAGGCTTTAATTTAAAAGCTATTGATGAAATACTTAACGAAAAAGAAGTCTCTAGTCAAACAAATAAAATTCGTCAAATTATCCACAATGATATTTTCGCAGGTCCTAACGGACTTTCTCGTGAAGAACGTTCTATCGGTCGTGGTGATTTATCAAGATTCTACAATAATAAAAAAAATAAATTTTAA
- a CDS encoding RluA family pseudouridine synthase — protein MEQKKIIYNSDKSERIDKFLQQELIDVSRTNIQNLIVDGYIKVDGKPTKTNFKLKNGNIITIYYKEPEELNVVKQNIPVDIVYEDNDLIIVNKAKGMVVHPSPGHKDGTLVNALLFHSKLSSINGTVRPGIVHRIDKDTSGLLVVAKNDKAHVKLSEMIANKEVKRKYYALVHGSIKHDYGTIDAPIARNPKDRKEMAVIDEGKPSITHFKVIDRFENYTLVECELETGRTHQIRVHMKYINHPLVGDLVYGPRKTLNTNGQALHSKSIEFNHPITDENLHFETEIPKYLLDIMDKLDK, from the coding sequence ATGGAACAAAAAAAGATAATTTATAATTCTGATAAGAGTGAACGTATTGATAAATTTTTACAGCAAGAATTAATTGATGTATCAAGAACAAATATTCAAAATTTGATAGTAGATGGATATATAAAGGTAGATGGTAAACCTACTAAAACAAATTTTAAATTAAAAAACGGTAATATAATTACAATTTATTATAAAGAACCTGAAGAGTTAAATGTAGTAAAACAAAATATTCCGGTAGATATTGTTTATGAAGATAATGATTTGATTATAGTAAATAAAGCTAAAGGTATGGTTGTTCACCCGTCACCTGGACATAAAGACGGAACATTAGTTAATGCTCTATTATTTCATAGTAAATTATCAAGTATTAACGGAACTGTAAGACCCGGAATTGTTCACAGAATTGATAAAGATACTTCAGGTTTGTTGGTAGTAGCCAAGAATGATAAAGCACATGTGAAATTATCAGAAATGATAGCTAATAAAGAGGTTAAAAGAAAATATTATGCTTTAGTTCATGGCAGTATTAAACATGATTATGGAACAATAGATGCTCCAATCGCAAGAAATCCAAAAGATCGTAAAGAAATGGCTGTTATAGATGAAGGTAAGCCATCAATAACACATTTTAAAGTAATTGACAGATTTGAAAATTATACACTCGTTGAATGTGAGTTGGAAACGGGTAGAACACATCAAATCAGAGTACATATGAAATATATTAATCATCCGTTAGTAGGTGACTTAGTATATGGACCACGTAAAACATTAAATACAAATGGGCAAGCGCTTCATTCTAAAAGTATTGAATTTAACCACCCTATTACAGATGAAAATCTTCATTTTGAGACGGAAATACCTAAATATTTACTAGATATTATGGATAAATTAGATAAATAG
- a CDS encoding OsmC family protein yields the protein MNNIYESHNYDVSFRGVLSQNKVLKLFTNNDCIEVSSEIDFDINADYKSSLNYFASATLGGIIHSIVNQSQHENFEIEEIEGKIHFILKNPLTLLGVKGYNEEPKIDKCKIIIYLYADIEDDELIEFCNNALKRSFIYNTLKSSIDINIEFIPII from the coding sequence ATGAATAATATCTATGAATCTCATAATTATGACGTTTCTTTTCGTGGTGTTTTGTCTCAAAATAAAGTTTTAAAACTTTTCACAAATAATGATTGCATAGAAGTTAGTAGTGAAATAGATTTTGATATTAATGCAGATTATAAAAGTAGCTTAAATTATTTTGCAAGTGCCACTTTAGGTGGAATAATACATAGTATTGTTAATCAAAGTCAACATGAAAATTTTGAAATTGAGGAAATTGAGGGAAAAATTCATTTTATATTAAAAAATCCCCTAACACTTTTAGGAGTTAAAGGATATAATGAAGAACCGAAAATAGATAAGTGTAAAATTATTATTTATTTATATGCTGATATAGAAGATGACGAATTAATAGAATTTTGTAATAATGCTTTAAAACGTTCATTTATTTATAACACTTTAAAATCTTCCATTGATATAAATATAGAATTTATCCCTATAATATAA